One segment of Nostoc piscinale CENA21 DNA contains the following:
- a CDS encoding glycosyltransferase family 2 protein, which yields MLDKCLTSIFEKTTYPNYEVILIDNGSQEENTFRIFSKWQQKEPNRFQCHRLDIPFNYSKINNYAVNQAKGDYLLFLNNDIEVITPDWIDAMVEQAQRQSIGAVGALLLYPDNTIQHAGVVLGIGGVAAHSHKNYLSDSPGYFDQIATVNNYSAVTAACLMCRREVFEAVEGFEEKLAIAFNDVDLCLKIVKKGYRNIYLPHVMLYHYESKSRGYEDTPEKLARFLQETEYMQKKWKKFIDYDPCYSINLTSKHEDYSINI from the coding sequence ATGTTAGACAAGTGCCTAACATCTATTTTTGAAAAAACAACTTACCCCAATTACGAAGTTATTCTTATAGACAATGGTAGCCAGGAAGAAAATACGTTTAGGATTTTTTCTAAATGGCAACAAAAAGAACCCAACAGATTCCAATGCCATCGCCTAGATATTCCTTTTAACTACTCCAAAATTAATAACTATGCTGTAAATCAAGCCAAGGGAGATTACTTACTGTTTTTGAATAATGACATCGAAGTAATTACTCCTGACTGGATAGATGCAATGGTTGAACAAGCTCAAAGACAATCTATAGGAGCTGTTGGAGCCTTACTTTTATATCCTGATAATACCATTCAACATGCTGGCGTAGTTCTAGGTATTGGTGGAGTGGCCGCCCATAGTCATAAAAATTATTTAAGTGATTCACCAGGATACTTTGATCAAATTGCAACTGTAAATAACTATTCAGCTGTGACAGCAGCTTGTTTAATGTGCAGACGAGAAGTTTTTGAAGCAGTAGAAGGTTTTGAAGAAAAACTTGCAATTGCTTTTAATGATGTTGACCTATGTTTAAAAATTGTTAAAAAAGGTTACAGAAACATATATTTGCCACACGTGATGTTATACCACTATGAATCTAAAAGCCGAGGTTACGAAGATACACCGGAAAAGCTAGCAAGGTTTCTCCAAGAAACAGAGTATATGCAGAAAAAGTGGAAAAAGTTTATTGACTACGATCCCTGCTATAGTATTAACTTGACATCTAAACACGAAGATTACAGCATAAATATTTGA
- a CDS encoding class I SAM-dependent methyltransferase, translating to MYGCPKQVIQILTTQMVQMKKKYIEDCITKASDISSHSAELTRAMCNWSSEYHFSPKRSNLLRPLKLNKSSSVLELGSGCGAITRYLAENVGRVVAVEGSMTRAKITSSRCRDLGNVETICSEFHKIEFDEKFDIVTLIGVLEYSGVYIKHSHPYQYALEIAKQFLKEDGVLIVAIENKLGLKYFAGCSEDHTSLPFDGIEGYSSGSMLKTFGKLELQSLLNTSGFAYTEFFYPFPDYKLPDVIMRIDNKDTNSLLLKKPLLYNWLNYNNNRDYNNNKIELFSEFLVAKQLEINGLLSQMSNSFLILASNHEKNLNQYFDAEKITWKYNVLRRKEFMTEVNLVKDIKNNSLLLQRQPIYPELSESSQHIYTNIKHTAQEVSSFIDGETLIEKIILAIRYSSTNNPNAFTTAIQIWYKFLVKEALRLLGSEDEIPGSYVDCTPWNLIITVDGDIHYIDREWNFFRKSST from the coding sequence ATGTATGGTTGCCCAAAGCAAGTAATACAAATTTTAACTACTCAGATGGTTCAAATGAAGAAAAAATATATAGAGGATTGCATAACTAAAGCCTCGGATATTAGCTCTCATTCTGCGGAATTAACGCGAGCTATGTGTAATTGGTCTTCTGAGTACCATTTCAGCCCAAAACGTAGCAATTTATTGCGTCCTCTTAAGTTGAATAAATCTAGTTCTGTACTAGAACTAGGATCTGGTTGTGGAGCAATAACTCGTTATTTAGCAGAAAATGTTGGGCGGGTAGTTGCCGTAGAAGGCAGTATGACAAGAGCTAAAATTACATCTTCCCGTTGTAGAGACTTAGGTAATGTTGAAACTATATGTAGTGAATTTCATAAGATAGAATTTGACGAAAAGTTCGATATAGTAACATTAATTGGAGTTTTAGAGTATAGCGGAGTATACATTAAGCATAGTCATCCTTATCAATATGCTTTAGAAATAGCCAAGCAATTTCTCAAAGAAGATGGGGTACTAATTGTAGCTATAGAAAATAAACTTGGTCTTAAATATTTTGCAGGATGCTCAGAAGATCATACAAGTTTGCCATTTGATGGGATAGAAGGTTACAGCAGTGGTAGTATGCTGAAAACCTTTGGCAAGCTAGAGCTACAATCTTTGTTAAACACATCTGGTTTTGCCTATACTGAGTTTTTCTATCCATTTCCTGATTATAAATTACCGGATGTAATCATGAGAATTGACAATAAAGATACTAATTCTTTATTGCTGAAAAAGCCTTTATTATATAATTGGTTAAATTATAATAATAACCGAGATTACAATAATAATAAAATAGAATTATTTAGTGAATTTTTAGTTGCTAAACAGTTAGAAATTAATGGGTTACTATCACAAATGAGTAACTCATTTCTCATATTAGCAAGTAATCACGAAAAAAATCTAAATCAATACTTTGACGCAGAGAAAATAACGTGGAAATATAATGTTCTAAGACGTAAAGAGTTCATGACTGAAGTAAATCTAGTCAAGGACATAAAAAATAACTCTCTGTTATTACAGCGTCAACCCATATATCCTGAGTTATCAGAAAGCTCCCAACATATCTATACAAATATCAAGCATACTGCTCAAGAAGTTTCTAGCTTTATAGATGGCGAAACTTTGATCGAGAAAATTATATTAGCTATCCGCTATAGCTCCACCAATAATCCAAATGCTTTCACCACTGCTATTCAAATATGGTATAAATTTTTAGTTAAAGAAGCATTGAGGCTATTAGGTAGCGAAGATGAAATACCTGGAAGTTATGTAGATTGTACACCTTGGAATCTGATTATTACTGTTGATGGAGATATACACTATATAGACAGAGAATGGAATTTTTTTAGAAAAAGTTCCACTTAA
- a CDS encoding glycosyltransferase translates to MIISGLHLRCKINLCSKNFFSLKVLKFLLGGGLAAALNLALIFLLIEKLNYNTPLLRNIANVFSIEISLVFSFFVYRTWVWTGGIWNFKEVFLRQLPLYHVSAGVAVIARIFLIFPLLDWFGVNYAINTLIGVLLSASINYLISDRFVFKTPSKNNYHQSQIINSSDTYYPESLAPALSGNSKVRKAEPQKVSKPVNSLSIVIPAYNEEDCIVQTVNTISQFLEQENIDYEILVVNDNSKDKTEELLQQMNTENGRLRYINNYYPNGFGFAVRCGLENFTGDAVAIVMADSSDAPEDIVSYYHKLQEGYDCVFGSRFIKGGKVIDYPSHKLFINRLANLFVQILFGLKFNDTTNAFKIYRKEVIEGITPLISHHFNLTVELPLKAIVRGYSYTTIPITWRNRTTGVSKLKLKEMGSRYLFIVLYIWLEKHLARGDYHLSNKKTVIKSKA, encoded by the coding sequence ATGATTATTTCAGGCTTGCATTTAAGGTGTAAAATCAATTTATGTTCAAAAAACTTTTTTTCTCTAAAGGTTTTAAAGTTCCTCCTAGGTGGTGGTTTAGCGGCAGCACTAAATTTAGCGTTAATTTTTTTACTAATTGAAAAGTTAAACTATAATACCCCTTTATTACGAAATATCGCTAATGTATTTTCAATAGAAATTTCCCTGGTATTTAGCTTCTTCGTCTATAGAACTTGGGTTTGGACTGGTGGAATCTGGAATTTTAAAGAAGTATTTTTACGACAACTACCTCTTTATCATGTTTCTGCTGGTGTAGCGGTGATTGCTCGAATTTTTCTGATATTCCCACTTTTAGATTGGTTCGGTGTTAACTACGCTATCAATACTTTAATAGGCGTGCTTTTAAGTGCATCTATTAATTATTTAATTAGTGATAGGTTTGTTTTTAAAACTCCATCTAAAAATAATTACCATCAATCACAAATAATAAACTCATCAGATACATATTATCCCGAATCCTTAGCTCCCGCTTTATCAGGAAATTCAAAAGTCAGGAAGGCAGAACCTCAAAAGGTATCAAAACCAGTCAATAGTCTATCAATAGTGATTCCAGCTTATAACGAAGAAGATTGCATAGTTCAAACTGTTAATACTATTAGTCAATTCCTGGAACAAGAAAATATAGATTATGAAATTTTAGTTGTGAACGATAACAGTAAGGATAAGACTGAAGAATTATTGCAGCAGATGAATACTGAAAATGGTAGGCTGCGATATATAAATAATTATTATCCTAATGGTTTTGGTTTTGCAGTGCGCTGTGGGTTGGAGAATTTTACAGGTGATGCTGTAGCAATAGTTATGGCAGATAGCTCAGATGCACCAGAAGATATAGTATCTTACTACCATAAACTCCAAGAAGGTTACGATTGTGTTTTCGGTTCTCGCTTTATTAAAGGCGGTAAAGTAATTGACTATCCTAGCCATAAATTATTTATAAACCGTTTAGCAAATTTGTTTGTTCAAATATTATTTGGTCTTAAATTCAATGATACAACTAATGCTTTTAAAATTTATCGCAAAGAGGTAATCGAGGGCATTACACCATTAATATCTCACCACTTTAACTTAACAGTAGAACTACCTCTTAAGGCAATTGTTAGAGGGTATTCTTATACAACTATTCCTATAACTTGGCGCAACAGAACCACTGGAGTTTCTAAGCTAAAACTTAAAGAAATGGGCAGTCGATATTTGTTTATAGTTTTGTATATTTGGTTAGAAAAGCATTTAGCACGTGGTGATTATCATCTTAGTAATAAAAAAACTGTTATTAAATCAAAGGCTTAA
- a CDS encoding glycosyltransferase family 2 protein, with translation MPAQVDLLTYKPLISIVMPVFNTPANFLREAIDSVLNQVYSYWELCIADDASTDNQIRQILEDYSSKDSRIKVVFRNENGHISRCSNSALELATGEFISLLDHDDILTPDALYEVALLLNQHPDADMIYSDEDKMAENGKLQDPFFKPDWCPDSFLSRMYTCHLGTYRRELVEKIGGFRVGYEGSQDYDLVLRLTEKNNADFSHT, from the coding sequence ATGCCTGCACAGGTAGATTTATTAACTTACAAGCCTCTCATTAGCATTGTTATGCCTGTTTTTAATACACCTGCAAATTTTTTGCGGGAAGCTATTGATTCAGTCTTAAATCAGGTTTATTCATATTGGGAGTTATGTATTGCTGATGATGCTTCTACAGATAATCAAATCAGACAAATTCTTGAAGACTATTCATCAAAAGACTCTCGGATAAAAGTTGTCTTTAGAAATGAAAACGGTCATATTTCGCGTTGTTCTAACTCAGCTTTAGAGCTTGCTACTGGTGAATTCATCAGTTTACTAGATCATGATGATATTCTGACTCCTGATGCCCTATATGAAGTAGCTTTATTGCTCAATCAGCATCCAGATGCAGATATGATCTATTCTGATGAAGATAAAATGGCTGAAAATGGGAAACTTCAAGATCCATTTTTTAAACCAGATTGGTGTCCTGACTCATTTTTATCTCGAATGTATACCTGTCATCTAGGCACTTATCGACGGGAATTAGTAGAAAAAATTGGTGGTTTTAGAGTAGGTTATGAAGGCAGCCAAGATTATGATTTGGTCTTAAGGTTAACAGAAAAAAACAACGCGGATTTTTCACATACCTAA
- a CDS encoding ABC transporter ATP-binding protein: MGEEIAISLKNISKCYKRYARPVDRLKEILLPSKSYAQEFWALRDINIEVPKGETLGIIGQNGSGKSTLLQIIAGTLTPTTGEVFVNGRISALLELGSGFNPEFTGRQNVFFNGQILGLNKEQIEAKFDDIAAFADIGDFIDQPVKTYSSGMFVRLAFAVAVNVEPDILIVDEALAVGDIKFQFNCFLKFKEFQEKGITILFVSHDSNSIKRYCNYAVIMNNGRIIYQNKPNEVVNYYTNLLFANETVKTNEELTTKEERNLNPPTSLTVGGNLEYRYGDARGEISKFSIENSEGVCTQTFISCEKIKVQLEIITKEFIEFPVFAMTLKDSRGEDIYVTNTYTQNLDVPNLPANSLVKVSFEQSINVCPGDYFISLGFVSLSQGNITPIDRRYDAVQIKVLSLNNDHSSGIVNLQSKIHFEIQ; encoded by the coding sequence ATGGGTGAAGAAATAGCAATTTCACTAAAGAATATATCGAAATGCTATAAACGGTATGCTCGTCCGGTAGATCGGCTCAAGGAAATTTTGCTACCTAGCAAAAGCTACGCTCAAGAGTTTTGGGCATTAAGGGACATTAATATAGAAGTTCCTAAAGGTGAAACTTTGGGAATTATTGGTCAAAATGGCTCTGGAAAAAGTACACTACTACAAATTATTGCTGGGACATTAACCCCCACAACAGGAGAAGTATTTGTAAATGGAAGGATTTCAGCTTTACTGGAACTTGGTAGTGGTTTTAATCCAGAGTTTACTGGAAGACAAAATGTATTTTTTAATGGTCAAATTTTAGGTTTAAATAAAGAGCAAATAGAAGCTAAATTTGATGATATTGCTGCTTTTGCAGATATAGGAGATTTTATCGATCAGCCTGTTAAAACTTACTCAAGTGGGATGTTTGTCAGGTTAGCATTTGCTGTGGCAGTTAATGTCGAACCAGATATTTTAATCGTTGATGAGGCTTTAGCAGTTGGAGATATTAAGTTTCAATTTAACTGTTTTTTGAAGTTCAAAGAATTTCAAGAAAAAGGTATAACAATTTTATTTGTTTCTCATGATAGTAACTCTATTAAAAGATATTGTAACTATGCAGTTATTATGAATAACGGGCGCATTATTTATCAAAATAAACCAAACGAGGTTGTTAATTACTACACAAACCTTTTGTTCGCTAATGAAACAGTGAAAACTAATGAAGAACTCACAACAAAGGAAGAGAGAAATCTAAATCCACCAACCTCACTTACAGTTGGTGGTAACTTAGAATATCGCTATGGAGATGCTCGTGGTGAAATAAGTAAATTCTCAATTGAAAATAGTGAAGGAGTTTGCACACAAACTTTTATAAGTTGTGAAAAAATTAAGGTGCAATTAGAAATTATTACAAAAGAATTTATAGAGTTTCCGGTATTTGCTATGACATTAAAAGATAGTAGAGGTGAAGATATATACGTAACTAATACATATACCCAAAATTTAGATGTACCAAATCTACCAGCTAACAGTCTAGTTAAAGTTAGCTTTGAACAGTCCATTAATGTTTGCCCTGGTGATTACTTCATATCACTGGGTTTTGTATCTCTGTCCCAAGGAAATATTACTCCCATCGATCGCAGGTATGATGCTGTACAAATTAAAGTTTTATCATTAAATAATGACCATAGCAGTGGCATAGTTAATCTACAAAGTAAAATTCATTTTGAAATTCAATAA
- a CDS encoding NAD-dependent epimerase/dehydratase family protein: protein MSDRILILGGAGFVGSSLAISLKKQHPQWTVICFDNLRRRGSELNLPRFKQLGIEFIHGDIRSASDLDPTNFKVDTIIDCSAEPSVLAGFSSPQYVLQTNLLGTINILELARQIRARLLFLSTSRIYPIEKLKSVSLIESATRFNIASEQIIPGVSELGIAEEFTLQGHRSLYGTTKLASEMLIEEYRQAYGIQAIVNRCGVITGPWQMGKVDQGVFVLWLAAHYFEKSLSYIGYGGAGKQVRDLLHIDDLLSLIDYQLENFSDLDGDVLNVGGGIENSLSLLETTKLCEAITGKSILIKSEATARQGDIPIYITDASKIIAKTGWRPIRNPEQTLQDIYGWILELEDILKPILS from the coding sequence ATGTCAGACAGGATTTTAATTTTAGGAGGAGCAGGTTTTGTTGGTAGTTCTTTGGCAATTAGTTTAAAAAAGCAACATCCTCAGTGGACAGTTATATGTTTTGATAATTTACGCAGACGGGGTTCAGAATTAAACCTTCCTCGATTCAAACAATTGGGTATAGAGTTTATTCATGGAGATATTCGCTCTGCTAGTGATTTAGACCCTACAAATTTTAAAGTCGATACTATTATTGACTGTTCTGCTGAACCTTCTGTACTAGCAGGATTTTCCTCTCCCCAATATGTCTTACAAACGAATTTATTAGGAACTATCAATATTTTAGAATTAGCCAGACAAATTCGGGCTAGGTTATTATTTTTATCCACTAGCCGTATTTATCCTATTGAAAAACTGAAGTCAGTTAGTTTAATAGAATCAGCAACCCGCTTCAACATTGCATCGGAACAAATAATACCTGGGGTGTCTGAACTTGGGATTGCTGAAGAATTCACACTCCAAGGCCACCGCTCTTTATATGGTACAACTAAACTTGCTTCGGAAATGCTGATTGAAGAGTATAGACAGGCTTATGGTATTCAGGCAATAGTTAACCGTTGTGGCGTAATTACAGGCCCTTGGCAAATGGGTAAAGTTGATCAAGGTGTTTTTGTGTTGTGGCTGGCTGCACACTATTTTGAAAAATCTTTAAGTTACATAGGGTATGGCGGTGCAGGTAAACAAGTTAGAGATTTATTACATATTGATGATTTGTTAAGCTTGATTGATTATCAGCTAGAAAATTTCTCGGACTTAGACGGAGATGTTTTAAATGTTGGTGGAGGTATAGAAAACAGCTTGTCTTTGTTAGAGACTACTAAACTATGCGAAGCAATTACTGGTAAATCTATTTTAATCAAATCAGAAGCAACAGCTAGACAAGGTGACATACCTATATATATTACAGATGCTTCTAAAATAATTGCTAAGACTGGATGGAGACCAATCAGGAATCCAGAACAAACTCTGCAAGATATTTATGGTTGGATTCTTGAATTGGAAGACATACTTAAGCCCATATTATCTTAA